In Synechococcus sp. A18-25c, a single window of DNA contains:
- a CDS encoding 6-hydroxymethylpterin diphosphokinase MptE-like protein, with the protein MDQNVDCLQANLKWLANVQPELANQVAELTEKDVVFRFDSVSSDYDLYFKNERVLEGSIESLEQIFNLQLESTDGIAMPRLHRNFPECSNAPGNILSAMVDKHHELLSDFMPALPYKDDPLQHKKPPYRNLLVMGSLMLSPLLSYLKQVDESPWVSITVVEDDVRQLQAMLSLVDMPTLVNICKKRSISFVWHVDANSSNLRDRIYSQLSTTSPTFLFGWQILRSPVQSPALMELRSWLHAPEGAAQNMLAMLGFATDEINQSQQALWNAVSQQTMHILSSDILTEDTPIVVVASGPSLDSNIEWLKQHCQHFNIVAAGSALGTLLKAGIRPSVALFLERGSEVYSDLCTLLVEGYTLKDIFVFVSSTIDPRVPALFDRAAFYHRPVAAATELFPNDQNATMPISGPHVINSAVETMLCLGSREILLVGADFGAVNKKSPRSLNALGVSPRDFTIPVKGSRGRTIFSEPELLHTGYLLNRVILSFPGCKVFRLGEGIVMSSTKNVEESNELAAQFARSPNALRRKLSNLPVSSFSKSECSIFFDSVEKDLSKWVEEVYSSVHMTDGWCKSIADAISPLLLRLNMGDSRERKFITRILSQPLFFICMQLYDVSVEDTDQFKQRQYDFLKSVDLLASTLLFWLSVMRPWLSAQQLPSWNPEWLRQHYQVFSSQNI; encoded by the coding sequence ATGGATCAAAATGTTGACTGCTTGCAGGCAAACTTGAAATGGCTGGCTAATGTTCAGCCAGAATTGGCGAATCAAGTTGCAGAACTAACTGAAAAGGATGTTGTTTTCCGATTTGACTCTGTTTCTTCAGATTATGATCTCTATTTTAAAAATGAGAGAGTGTTAGAGGGCAGTATTGAATCCCTTGAACAGATTTTCAATCTTCAACTTGAATCTACAGATGGAATTGCGATGCCAAGGCTGCATCGTAATTTTCCTGAGTGCTCTAACGCTCCTGGGAATATACTTTCGGCAATGGTTGATAAGCACCATGAGCTGCTTTCTGATTTTATGCCTGCACTACCTTATAAAGATGATCCACTTCAGCATAAAAAACCACCATATAGAAATTTACTTGTAATGGGCAGCTTAATGTTGTCTCCTCTTTTGTCCTATCTAAAACAAGTAGATGAATCACCATGGGTGAGCATTACAGTGGTAGAGGACGACGTTCGTCAATTGCAAGCGATGTTGTCATTGGTTGATATGCCTACTCTGGTTAATATATGCAAAAAAAGATCAATTTCTTTCGTATGGCATGTTGATGCCAATAGTTCTAATCTTCGAGACCGAATCTATTCACAACTGAGTACGACTAGTCCTACCTTTTTATTTGGCTGGCAGATCCTTCGAAGTCCTGTCCAATCACCCGCTCTTATGGAGTTGCGTAGTTGGCTTCATGCTCCCGAGGGTGCTGCTCAGAACATGCTGGCGATGCTTGGCTTTGCCACTGATGAAATTAATCAATCCCAACAAGCCTTGTGGAACGCTGTTTCGCAACAGACAATGCATATCTTGTCTTCCGACATATTGACTGAAGACACCCCAATAGTTGTTGTAGCGAGTGGTCCTTCTTTAGATAGCAACATTGAATGGTTAAAACAGCATTGTCAACATTTTAATATCGTTGCTGCAGGAAGTGCACTCGGAACTCTTTTAAAGGCTGGAATTCGCCCTTCTGTTGCCTTATTTTTGGAGCGTGGCTCTGAAGTCTATTCGGATCTTTGCACTCTTTTGGTTGAGGGATACACATTAAAAGATATCTTTGTTTTTGTGTCTAGCACGATTGATCCTAGAGTTCCGGCTTTGTTTGATCGCGCTGCATTCTATCACCGACCTGTCGCAGCAGCTACAGAACTTTTCCCAAATGATCAAAATGCCACGATGCCAATATCTGGTCCTCACGTAATTAATTCTGCCGTCGAAACTATGCTTTGTCTAGGTAGTAGAGAGATACTTTTGGTTGGTGCTGATTTTGGTGCTGTTAACAAAAAATCTCCTAGATCACTGAATGCTCTTGGAGTTTCACCACGAGACTTTACGATCCCTGTCAAGGGTAGTCGTGGACGCACTATTTTTTCTGAGCCTGAGCTTTTGCATACCGGCTATTTGCTTAACCGTGTGATCTTATCTTTTCCAGGTTGCAAAGTGTTCAGGTTAGGGGAAGGTATAGTCATGTCTTCAACGAAAAATGTTGAAGAATCAAACGAGCTAGCCGCACAATTTGCAAGATCACCTAATGCTTTAAGACGTAAACTCAGTAATTTGCCTGTTAGTAGCTTTTCTAAATCAGAGTGTTCCATTTTCTTTGACTCTGTTGAGAAGGATCTTTCAAAATGGGTAGAAGAAGTGTATTCATCTGTCCATATGACAGACGGTTGGTGTAAATCCATCGCTGACGCCATTTCTCCATTGTTGCTTCGGCTTAATATGGGTGATTCTAGGGAAAGGAAATTCATTACTCGAATTTTGAGTCAGCCTCTCTTTTTTATTTGCATGCAACTCTATGATGTATCTGTAGAAGACACAGATCAGTTTAAGCAGCGACAATATGACTTCTTAAAAAGTGTTGATTTATTGGCGAGCACATTATTATTTTGGCTCTCTGTCATGCGTCCTTGGCTATCGGCTCAGCAGCTACCATCTTGGAATCCAGAGTGGCTTCGTCAGCACTATCAAGTGTTTAGTTCCCAGAACATTTAA
- a CDS encoding glycosyl transferase family 1, with protein sequence MDILFIHGNYPAQFKHLAAALGASRENSVVFLTGRQDAATQPIQGVTIRCFKLHRSAHPSTHHYLTATEESILKGQAVIREINSLLEEGFDPKLVITHGGVGLGLFIKDLLPKTIHIGLFEWYFKKATAKWLLNNYGLDEQLKTRMRNLNILEELSSCDAGVVPTAWQHQQFPKEFQNKLSVIFDGIDTDFFHPYNEVDIQTIQITGEELDKPLVITPDMVILSYATRGMETLRGFPEFLRSASKALQKIENLHVVIAGRDRRAYSYDAPTHEGSWKKYILAEMGNFKGLERLHFTGLLPYPQYRMVLQRSNLHCYFTRPYVTSWSLFEAAACGARLCVNETEATEGIVKNQSDVTWIDLDNPQAIEKTMVSRLRKRSQQRCEIRQEFSVTNSLKKWEALINNLLKINIA encoded by the coding sequence ATGGACATCCTTTTCATTCACGGCAACTACCCGGCTCAGTTCAAGCATCTTGCTGCAGCTCTAGGCGCAAGCAGAGAAAACAGTGTGGTGTTTTTAACTGGGAGACAGGATGCAGCCACACAACCAATTCAAGGCGTAACGATCCGCTGCTTCAAACTCCATCGTTCAGCTCATCCAAGCACACACCACTACCTAACGGCTACAGAAGAGTCGATCCTAAAAGGACAAGCGGTAATACGCGAAATAAACAGCTTATTAGAAGAAGGTTTTGACCCCAAACTGGTTATAACCCACGGCGGTGTTGGATTAGGTTTATTCATCAAGGACTTGTTGCCCAAGACCATACACATAGGGCTGTTTGAATGGTATTTCAAAAAAGCAACCGCGAAGTGGTTACTCAACAATTATGGGTTGGACGAACAACTAAAGACCCGCATGCGTAATCTAAACATCTTGGAGGAGCTATCGAGTTGTGATGCTGGAGTCGTACCCACAGCATGGCAGCATCAACAGTTCCCTAAAGAATTTCAAAACAAATTAAGCGTTATTTTTGACGGAATCGATACAGATTTTTTTCACCCATACAATGAAGTAGATATACAAACCATTCAAATTACTGGAGAAGAACTTGACAAACCATTAGTCATAACCCCAGACATGGTCATCTTAAGTTATGCAACGCGAGGGATGGAGACACTGCGTGGATTTCCAGAATTTTTACGCTCAGCATCAAAAGCCCTTCAAAAAATTGAAAACCTTCATGTAGTAATTGCAGGCCGTGACCGACGTGCCTACAGCTACGATGCACCAACCCACGAAGGAAGTTGGAAAAAATATATATTAGCCGAAATGGGTAATTTCAAAGGCCTTGAACGGCTACATTTCACCGGATTGTTGCCTTACCCACAATATCGTATGGTGTTACAAAGAAGCAACTTACATTGTTATTTCACTAGGCCATATGTGACAAGTTGGAGTTTGTTTGAAGCGGCAGCTTGTGGTGCACGCCTCTGCGTCAATGAGACTGAAGCCACTGAAGGAATCGTCAAAAATCAATCAGACGTGACATGGATAGATCTCGACAACCCTCAAGCCATCGAAAAAACAATGGTTAGCAGACTAAGAAAAAGATCGCAACAGCGTTGCGAAATACGCCAAGAGTTTTCGGTTACAAATAGCCTGAAAAAGTGGGAAGCACTGATTAACAATTTGCTAAAGATAAATATAGCCTGA
- a CDS encoding glycosyltransferase family 4 protein: protein MTNPCMRILFVHQSFPGQYRHVLRALAKEGGHQIVGLGIHPLTEPIPDGVTYVRYTLSRGTGKDTHSWASETETKVIRGEACAKAAHHLVQQGFYPDLICAHPGWGEALFLKDVWPAAKVLSYQEFYYRARGFDYDFDSELQGPLDWQACAKLRMKNANNLLMLELSDWSVTPTLFQRSSFPLCFQDRISVIHDGIDTQLAAPDPAPQPCRLPGGVIVSPGELIVTFVNRRIEPYRGCLTFIRSIPAIQRLCPTVKIVVVGGHEGVSYGQEPPVANWRDICLAQIRGHYDESSIHFVGNLDYQSFLSLLKLSTCHVYLTYPFVLSWSLLEAMSVGLPIVGSSTAPVQEVIRDGENGMLVDFFSPDQLAHAVAEILSDREKAIALGRAARETILANYSLERCVPQQLQLMQLVAGGVF from the coding sequence GTGACCAATCCTTGTATGCGAATTTTATTCGTTCATCAGTCTTTCCCTGGTCAGTATCGTCATGTATTAAGGGCTCTTGCTAAGGAGGGTGGTCACCAGATCGTTGGTCTCGGTATTCACCCATTAACTGAGCCTATTCCAGATGGTGTCACGTACGTTCGCTATACACTTAGCCGTGGTACAGGCAAGGATACTCATTCTTGGGCATCTGAAACGGAGACCAAAGTTATCCGCGGGGAGGCTTGTGCTAAAGCTGCTCATCACTTGGTTCAGCAGGGATTTTATCCAGATTTAATCTGTGCACACCCCGGTTGGGGCGAAGCATTGTTTCTTAAGGATGTGTGGCCTGCTGCCAAGGTTCTTAGTTATCAAGAATTTTATTACCGAGCTCGAGGTTTTGATTATGATTTTGACTCGGAATTGCAGGGGCCACTGGATTGGCAGGCTTGTGCCAAGTTGAGAATGAAAAATGCTAATAATTTACTGATGCTCGAATTAAGTGACTGGAGCGTTACTCCTACTCTATTTCAGAGAAGTAGCTTTCCATTGTGCTTTCAGGATCGTATTAGTGTGATCCACGATGGAATTGACACTCAGCTAGCTGCTCCTGATCCTGCTCCCCAGCCTTGCAGGCTCCCTGGTGGCGTCATCGTTTCTCCAGGAGAATTGATCGTCACATTTGTGAACCGTCGTATAGAGCCCTATCGAGGCTGTTTGACATTCATCCGATCTATACCTGCAATTCAAAGGTTATGTCCAACTGTCAAAATTGTTGTTGTGGGCGGACATGAAGGCGTTAGCTATGGGCAGGAGCCACCAGTGGCTAATTGGAGAGATATTTGTTTGGCGCAAATTAGGGGACACTATGATGAGTCGAGCATTCATTTTGTAGGGAATTTGGACTATCAAAGTTTCCTTTCACTCCTAAAGTTAAGTACATGTCATGTGTATTTGACATACCCTTTCGTTTTGAGTTGGAGTTTGCTCGAAGCTATGAGTGTTGGCTTGCCAATTGTCGGGTCGTCTACAGCTCCTGTTCAAGAAGTTATTCGCGATGGGGAAAACGGTATGTTGGTGGATTTCTTTTCACCAGATCAGCTTGCGCATGCTGTTGCGGAGATTCTCAGCGATCGTGAGAAAGCTATTGCACTTGGAAGAGCTGCGCGGGAAACAATTTTAGCTAATTACAGTTTGGAGAGATGTGTTCCACAACAGTTACAGCTGATGCAGCTTGTTGCTGGTGGGGTGTTTTAA
- a CDS encoding ABC transporter transmembrane domain-containing protein, with amino-acid sequence MQQDAQQDQVSGMTASVNPANRLEFLRGVKEFQQALLPSIQQLAGASELITLRQGQTLLRAGALETHAFVVIEGALRLLAKEPFHSDLFSVGRAEAGQLVGVVGLLRQSACEGAIARRTTQLVSVPLELLNNLIKKDEGLTVGLQNHWSPCEGAAVLSRHLQTQANPPTNASEWIIEQLQASLPEATHSDHTKKLLSTVLPEHASLTGTVVTLFEQEELSKVSRLPLRFWYWTPTQNLSAKHLATQANKNNFSTLKESKNNTNNTNKWNPSTNLDLTELGLRDARNEADLQGFRPIRGHGPVGANLATLRMLARAYDTPCPIDVIEKVLEGASERNGQIPIHTIGQLTETMGLQTQVGSVKFEQIHRLELPVIVATQGYFALLTEVKGGKVLLADPERGWRNLPFNKILEEWGNEVQVVLVKRLSNTPTKQFGWGWFAPVLKRFQWPLIQVLLASLFIQLFQLANPLLLQQIIDKVINQSNLSALQVLGAALVVAALFQGLLTAVRTWLLIDTTDRMDLLLGSQVIDKLLRLPLRFFEKRPVGELSQRLSELGNLRGFLTGTAITSALDLLFATIYILIMLMYSPLLTAVALGTIPLYILLILFIAPVYRRLIRNQAQFAARTQSHLIETLGGIQTVKAQHFELNSRWRWQERYSGQIAEGFKSVVLGSSASEVGNFLNQLSSLLIIWVGVYQVIDGQLSLGQLIAFRIIAGYVTGPILRLSSLWQGFQQVGISMERLADIVDQVSETGDRDTDQISLPPIKGNVKFDSLKFRFGTQGSMQIDGVDLSVEAGSFIGIVGQSGSGKSTLMKLLPRLYEPNEGRILIDGYDINKVNLSSIRQQIGIVPQDCLLFEGTIRDNITMNAPEADTNAVISVARAAEAHDFIMELPDGYGTQLGERGAGLSGGQRQRIAIARTLLQNPKLLVLDEATSALDYETESNVCRNLQDQLRGRTVFFITHRLSTVKHADRIVMMHEGRIVEQGTHDQLMNLGGRYATLYSHQGDT; translated from the coding sequence AGGAGCTTTAGAAACTCATGCCTTCGTCGTTATCGAAGGTGCCCTTCGACTACTGGCCAAAGAGCCTTTTCACAGCGATCTGTTCAGCGTGGGTCGAGCTGAAGCTGGGCAGCTAGTCGGAGTGGTCGGTTTATTACGTCAATCCGCCTGCGAAGGAGCAATTGCACGACGAACAACGCAATTGGTCAGCGTGCCTCTGGAGCTTCTGAACAACCTTATTAAGAAGGATGAAGGCCTAACAGTGGGCCTACAAAACCATTGGTCGCCCTGCGAGGGTGCTGCCGTCCTCAGCAGACACCTACAGACGCAAGCCAATCCTCCAACCAATGCAAGTGAGTGGATCATTGAGCAATTGCAAGCAAGCCTTCCAGAAGCGACTCACTCAGATCACACCAAAAAACTGCTGAGCACAGTGCTCCCTGAGCATGCATCACTCACGGGTACTGTAGTTACACTCTTTGAGCAGGAGGAGCTCAGCAAAGTCAGCCGCCTTCCACTTCGGTTTTGGTATTGGACACCCACCCAAAATTTGTCGGCTAAGCACCTAGCTACACAAGCTAACAAAAACAATTTCTCCACCTTGAAGGAGTCCAAAAACAACACAAACAACACTAATAAGTGGAATCCGAGCACCAATCTTGATCTAACCGAACTTGGCCTACGAGACGCCAGGAACGAGGCTGACCTCCAGGGATTTCGGCCGATCCGTGGACATGGGCCAGTAGGTGCCAATCTGGCCACCCTGCGCATGCTCGCCCGTGCCTACGACACACCATGTCCAATAGATGTGATCGAAAAAGTGTTAGAGGGTGCAAGCGAACGCAATGGACAGATTCCAATTCACACCATCGGCCAATTAACTGAAACAATGGGCCTCCAAACACAGGTGGGTTCTGTGAAATTTGAACAAATACATCGCCTTGAGTTGCCAGTAATTGTGGCAACCCAGGGATATTTCGCCCTCCTGACAGAAGTTAAAGGTGGCAAAGTTTTACTTGCCGATCCTGAACGAGGCTGGCGTAACCTTCCATTCAACAAAATTCTTGAAGAATGGGGCAATGAAGTTCAAGTAGTGTTGGTCAAACGCCTGTCCAACACACCAACAAAACAATTCGGCTGGGGTTGGTTTGCTCCAGTACTAAAGCGCTTTCAGTGGCCACTAATTCAGGTGTTACTTGCATCCCTTTTCATACAGCTTTTCCAACTCGCCAACCCATTGCTTTTGCAACAAATCATCGACAAAGTAATTAATCAGAGCAACCTTTCAGCACTGCAAGTGCTGGGTGCTGCTCTTGTCGTGGCTGCATTATTCCAGGGTCTGCTAACGGCAGTGCGCACATGGTTGCTGATCGACACCACTGATCGCATGGACCTTCTACTGGGGAGCCAGGTGATCGATAAGCTTCTGCGATTACCGCTGCGCTTCTTCGAAAAGCGTCCTGTTGGGGAGCTTTCGCAACGCCTCAGCGAGCTGGGCAATCTTCGCGGATTTCTCACAGGCACAGCTATTACGAGCGCGCTAGATCTTTTATTTGCAACAATCTATATTCTAATTATGTTAATGTATAGCCCACTATTAACAGCTGTCGCTCTGGGCACCATACCATTATATATTTTGCTGATTCTTTTTATTGCTCCTGTCTATCGAAGGCTTATACGTAATCAAGCCCAGTTCGCTGCTCGCACACAGAGTCATCTCATTGAAACATTAGGTGGTATTCAGACCGTTAAAGCGCAACACTTTGAACTGAATTCACGCTGGCGGTGGCAAGAACGATATTCAGGTCAGATCGCTGAAGGTTTCAAAAGTGTTGTCCTCGGAAGCAGCGCTAGCGAAGTTGGTAATTTTTTAAATCAACTTAGCTCACTTCTAATCATTTGGGTTGGTGTATATCAAGTCATAGATGGGCAACTTAGCCTGGGACAGCTAATAGCTTTTCGCATCATTGCTGGTTATGTCACAGGTCCGATCCTTCGCCTATCAAGTTTGTGGCAAGGCTTCCAACAAGTGGGAATCTCAATGGAGAGACTCGCTGACATCGTCGATCAGGTATCAGAAACGGGAGACCGTGATACAGATCAAATTTCGCTTCCTCCAATTAAAGGTAATGTGAAATTCGATTCTCTCAAATTTCGATTTGGTACTCAAGGAAGTATGCAGATAGATGGAGTGGACCTCTCTGTTGAAGCAGGAAGCTTTATTGGAATCGTTGGCCAAAGTGGAAGCGGCAAAAGCACACTTATGAAGCTTCTTCCCAGGCTGTACGAACCCAACGAAGGGAGGATCCTCATTGATGGTTATGACATCAATAAGGTAAATCTAAGCAGCATTCGCCAACAAATTGGCATAGTCCCTCAGGATTGCTTGTTGTTCGAGGGCACAATCAGGGACAACATCACGATGAACGCACCTGAGGCTGACACTAACGCAGTGATCAGTGTTGCACGTGCAGCAGAAGCTCATGACTTCATCATGGAACTCCCGGACGGCTACGGCACCCAATTAGGTGAACGTGGTGCTGGTTTAAGCGGTGGTCAACGTCAACGCATTGCCATTGCTAGGACATTACTACAGAATCCAAAATTGCTTGTACTTGATGAAGCCACAAGTGCATTAGATTATGAGACTGAATCCAATGTATGTCGCAATCTCCAGGATCAACTGAGAGGAAGAACTGTATTTTTCATTACCCACCGTCTAAGTACAGTTAAGCATGCGGATCGAATTGTGATGATGCATGAAGGTCGAATTGTTGAACAAGGAACTCACGATCAATTAATGAACCTTGGGGGAAGATATGCCACCTTATACTCCCATCAAGGAGATACTTAA